GTgcttatcactttatcactttactGAACCAGTTGCTCTTGATGACAGAACCACAAGACATCCTGTTATATGTTCAGCATGcgatggaggaaaaaaaatcaggcAGAAGCATTTTCCTGTGGAGTTTCCTGAATGTGTTTTACAGCAGTGAAGGCCTTTGGTCACTAAGCGACTGAAGGGTAGGGGTCCATTACTTTTCACACAACACGCTCCATTGTTCCTCTCCCAAGTATCGCCACAGGGCATTGTGGAAAGAAGAGTAGGATAaggcgggtggggggggggggggggatgtgtcAGATTTCTCTAGAGAGGATGGAGCACtagctgtttcctgttttgcGATGTACGCTGGTGAAAGCTCTTCCTGTTCAGGGAGGAGGCTAGGATGTCATCAAGTGCGCCCCTTTTCATAGTAGCTGCTTCTGACATGGAGGACAAAAAGTCCCGTATGGAGAAGGTGGTCCGTGGCAGCAGGTCCCGAATAGCTTGAAAACTGTGTTATAAGGTGTGCATTGTCTCGTACAGGTATCTGAGGCATCAGCATGCCagtcccccctcctccccctccgcCTCCTCTGGCtccccctccaccaccaccaccaccgcccAACGCCGCCCTGCCAAAGGTAAGTCTTtctctagtctatatccaccacgttccatttccgggattgctcaGTTGCTGCCATAAAATCCGCTGGAAATTCCACCCAAAATTCACCCTTGTCGGCCAGaagtccgttaccttccgctttctttgtgttgcaattttaaactgcggtcgatttatgaggaccatgagttttctgttacacgaCTCAagcaacttttgaatgtacatgtGTTTTACCATAACACCTTCCCCCCCAAGGTTATTTTGCTGAGGCACCGGGGCTCCGTACGGTTCTCGGCGCctcccaagacaattgtgattggtttaaagaaatgccaatacaccAGAGCCCGTTTCTCGCCCATCTCTCccaaggtctggcaatgcgagaccagTCTTTCTCTAACTCTCTCTCATGCAATTGTAAACACTCCCTCTTGTCCTTCTCACTGACCATCAACCCTCACCTGTAGGTTATTTGCATTATTGATTGAggtaataaacacacacacacacacacacacacacacacacacacacacacacacacacagatgtaggGGAGACAGCAGGCTTTCAGTAGCAGAAGAGTGTTATGTTTCCACATCAGGCACTCAGTGTCCTCATGTTAAATGAGTTTCCGCTGCCAGCAAACAAGGCCGCACTGCAGAGTGACATTAATAAACTGAAGTCACGGTGCTTCTCATCTCTCTGTTAACATAGGTAAAGACAGTCCTCTCCCCTcctgtttctcttcttcttcctcccttaACCCTTTGCTGAATGCTTTCACTGCACCTTCATCCTTTTTTTCATTGggatctgtttctgtttgtcaAAAAGAGCTGAGGTGAAGTTGAGGAGATGGCGATACAGAAGTTCCATACATTTGTTCTCACCTGCCGTGATGTAAATTGATCATCAAATAAAACCTAAAAATCTTTATCCTTCATGTTTTAGcctgttgaattttttttttaatccaatgtTAATAAGGCAATGTCTTCAAATATTTTGCTATGTCCGATGACCActccaaaaccccaaaatattcaatttacaacgatacaaaacagaaaagcacTAAATGGAGCCTCTTTATGCCATCATTTAGTAATTTGTTCAAAATAGTCTGTTCTACACTTGGTACTTGGTGTACCTTAAGACAGGACACAGGGTAAAACACTGGTCACTGTTACAtaaaagctctttttttctctgtgtgtgtgtgacagtgtccATCAGAGCCTCCTAAGCTCAAGTCtggtggaggaggtggtggaaGGAATGCCCTGTTGgctgacatccaaaaaggaGCCAGACTCAAGAAAGTCACACAGGTCAACGACCGCAGCGCTCCTGCCGTCGATAGTAAGATCAAAATCCTTACTTTGCTACTAATGTGCCCACGGACATGCTCAGCTTGTGCTAAGACACTAAATGATATTCACTCTGGTGTCACCTATTAAGTCAAGTAATTCTCACAGTGAAGCTTAGAGGAAGGGGGGtttaagggtgtgtgtgtgttttattagaTAGTGTGATGTATAAGGGTAAAAAGAGAGTGGGGAAAAATGGTAGTGGAGAAGGTAGGATGTGTAGTTCATTGGGAGTATGTTGTTTCTCTTTGACCTACATATGAgcacgggcacacacacacacgcacgcacacacacacacacacacacacacacacacaatagaccacacagacacacaagttaacacacacacacacacacacacacacacacacacacacacacacacacacaccaagtggACACTTCAGGAAGGAACGTACTGTACATCAGATAAGAATGCAGCCAGAATGGGAAACTACTACAGTACAGTTTATACAGTGGCCTGCACAATAGACAAGACCGACATTTTATCCACAGTATATCATAAGATTAATACAAACGTCTACGTATGTTATCATGTTTTTAGTACAGTATTTTCAAGTCTGTGTGCATTTGACAGTATGTTTTGTCTGCATGGTTGCAAGACACATTTCTCTAAACTTTCAGCTGCAAAGGACAATACATGTAACCTTAAATTAGTAAAAAGTTCAGACAGAAACATGTACTTTATACATGTTTGCCATTCTGATAAATAGAGTTCTCCACCTCAACCAGAAAGCTATCTCATTGTcagggacaaaaacacaacctccttttggaataaaaaacattttagttcAGTTTATCATATACTATTTTAACAATTTGCCCATTCAGTTAGTCAAAGAATTAGCCCAACTATATGTGGCCATTGGCCACTAAATATTACCCAACAGAACCTTTGTATGTTACATGTATGGAGCCAGGACAGTTGAAACTGACTGCTCTGTTTTGTGAAATATATGTACTTAGCCCTCAGGAGATGGGAGGTGCAAAAAGTTACTGTTAACTCATGTCCCTGCCTGAACTATTGCGTCTTTATGTTGTCTTGTCAGAAAATGTCCACAAATATTAAACCTACTGAGAAAAGACAATGTTAAACAATAGTGtgaatgaatgtaaatgaaCATATGCTAAATATATAATGATTAAAAACACCAAATGGGCACTGATGTCATTGGTATTAATcatttgtaatgtgtgtgtacatgtcttGTTACCCAGAGCCCAAGGCTAGCGCTGGAGATGTATCCAGCAGTGTTGGTGCTTCTCAGGGCTCATCAGGAGGGGTGGCACCCATGGTACCCTCTTTGGGTGGGCTCTTTGCTGGGGGGTTCCCCACGCTCAGGCCTACAGGACAAAGAGACTTAGCAGGCAAGACGTCAGGTTAGTGCCAAATGTCTTGCTTTGATCAAAtctataaattattatatatatagtaaccATCCAAATGActcttcttgtgtgtgtgtgtttgttgaagTGTCCCGATCGAGCTCCTCAGCCTCCCTGAAGCCTCTGTGGAACCCCCCCACGCCAGCAGACACCAGCAGCGTGTCTGAGCCTCCCAGGACGGGGGAGCTCCGAGGCTCCGTCCACCGTCCACCCGCTGCCTCGTCCTCTGCCCCTTCCTCCCCCTCACACAGCAGCAANNNNNNNNNNTCTTTCCCTGCATCttctcctcctccgcctcctcccaCCCCACCCTCTGCTCCTCCCCCGCCTCTCCCACCTCAAGCCTTCCAGGACCGGCCGGCCAGCAGGCCTCCTCCGCCTCTCCCCTCCTgtccccctcctccacctcctccatgCCAAGTCACCAAGCCCACCTGGCTCCCCATCCAGCACTCCTACCACACCTCCATCTGCCAGCCctctactcctcctcctcctccacctttcCAACATCCCTCTGCTGTTCCAGGGGACCGCTCCTCAGGGTGCTTCTACACTCCACCCCCAGTCCACGCTGAACCTTCTAGGTTCCCCATCCTGCGGGACAGCCCCCTGGGACCtcctcccccacctcctcctccccctctacCAGCTTCTTACACCCCCAGCTGCCCGTCCACCCTCCCCCCTCCACCACCCAAGGTGGCCGCAGTGCCCTCTCCGGCTATGCGCTCTCTGCCTCCCTCGTACCCCTGCAACGCCCCCACCCGACGTCCACCTGCTGTTCCCAGAAGTGCAGGTAGGTGGATGCCAAGAAGAAGAATAGTCGTTGTTTGGTCACCACTGTCGTTTCTGTTGAGCTGTTGCAAAGTAGGTACACTTTCCAAGGATGTGGTTATATGAGATGATGTTCTCtcatgttaaccctcatgttgtccatgggtcaaatttgacctgttttcaacgttttttagtCTAGAATATTTGGGACGTTGAAAAAAGCactgaaaacgtcaaaaaaactAACGACAAACATtaggaaaagcaacaaaaacaatgaaaaaactgTCATAAACACTGAAAGAAGACTTACAAACTTCAAAAACGTCGAAAAGAGccccaaaacattgaaaaagccataaaaacattgaacaaaaacaaactttgaaaaaaatcaacttaaATAAgttctgaaaatgtaaaaaaaaaacctaacaaACCAACTTtaggaaaagcaacaaaaacaatgaaaaaactgtcaaaaacactgacagAAGACCTACAAACTTtaggaaaatgtcaaaaaaagagcccaaaaacattgaaaaagcccaaaaagacgttgaaaaaaacaaattttgaaAAGAATCAGGTGAAACGAAGCAAAGCGGCCATGAGCAATGCTGGGAAGATGGAGCCAAAGTACAGTAAGAAACTGATGACGCTGACGTGAAGAGGGACAAGAGAATATATCAGATGAATAAGAGAAAGATTGTCTATTGTAAggcagtgtttttttccatcttatTTACAATTTAGATTCTAAATCAGAGGTGTTTCGAGATGATACTCAGGACAGGAGGGAAGAATTGGTTTTCTTAcacaaaaatgatatacatttattttcttgactTTTATCTAAACATTGCTTTGCTTTAGTTTCATGTAGAAACGGATCAAATAAGTCAAtactgaaaagaggaaaaactaAAGTTTTTGGTGGAATTGTTGGGAGTAGACATCGCTGTGTTTTAACGGGTCACAGATGTTTAAATCTATATGTACATTTTACAACATATGATTCAACAACATTTTTACGCggagaaaaacatttgaagtaTTTGTAATAACTGTTCGCTGTGcagagttagggttaggtacGTGTGTTGTGTAACTCTTTATTTTCTAAACAACCTTTacagaattaatgtttttttttttataatatggaCTTGCTGTCTCAGTTATCACAATAGATCATATTGGATTTGGATGGATCTTACATGTTGCAGATTTTATTGCTGATGTGTGACACCCATCTGACTCCTCTGCTCTTGCCACCCATGGTAACAGGTGTGGCTCGGCTGGCTCCTCCTCCAGCCCCCCCGGCCCGATCCCCCTCGACCGAGCTGACGAGCCGCAttcctccaccacctccgcCACCACCTCCCCTGCCTCCATCAAGTCTCAGGAATGGACACCTGCACAACCTGGGTGAGTCGAgcttacatttatatatatatatatatatatatatatatgacatttGAGGCCTTTAGGGGATTTTTAAATCCTGAGTGATTTCAAATGAgtgaaataaaattgattacattttatttatttaattatatcaAATTGTTCTTATCTCTTTAGTTATTTCCTAAATCATCCTTAAAAGTAAATCAGaacttttatgtattttccaaaaacagTAAGCGTTTCCTATTGATGATGAGACACATCCCTGCATGTGGACAATACGGACTGCCGTGTTTAAAGAAACgtcaggctaattattgctttTGGAATAtacttgttttttgtatttctgtctgCTTTAATCgatacagtatgtgcatttCTATCTTGTTCTAATGTGGGAATGATAGGAGCACTGTAATTGTAATGAAACAACATAATTCTCATAATTCAAAGAGCTGTAGAGGAAAGGAGACTCACAACCAGGTTTGATTTTGAGAAAAggacatatttttattttggaaatatataatagtatatttacagtatagtatagtatatttgaAAACGAGGACAAAATGGCAGcctttaattgcatttttactATATGTATACTACCAGCAGATGATTTTGAATCCAAGTTCCAGTTCCACCCCGTAGAGGACTTCCCCCCTCCTGATGAATTCAAACCTTTCCCTCGGATCTACCCCAGCAAAGAAAACAGAGGTACACTCCTCATTTCTCAACTTGTTTACCCATCACTTCCACATCATCTATTGagtttttcttcctctttttcctctcttgtAGGCAACCCCAAACCACCTGGGATTAGGACACCTCTAAGATGAgacaagccccccccccacacacacaagttagACACAAttttcatcctcctcctcatgaCAGCTCATGCCAATGACATAACTGCCATGGGCTTATTTTGATGcaggctctgtgtgtgttgttcgtggtgagtgtatttttgtgtgtgtgtctgtgtgtgttaaacaGGGTCCCGCCTTATTCTGACTATGTGACCTCTGACCTATTCCAGTGTGgaatgttttgaatgtgtgtgaggaGGAGGACTCTCCCTACATGCAGactctattacacacacacacacatacacatgcgcacgcacacacacacgcacaccagcGACAGTGTTTTCAGCAGCTATATATAACACAGCTATATATAACACGACTCTTTATAGAGTAGCATTTCTGAAAGTCTGTATTTAACTCAAACATTCTTAAACGCACAGAAAGTGAAGCTCTTTTATGGATACAAACTGTAGTGAGCAACAACTGTACAAGAAGAGCTTCTAGTGCTGTATAAATGTTTGACAAAACCCtcaaacaataatttaaatttcCAATGTTTGAGCAGGAAAACTGAAACAATTACAGGCTCATAAATCCTTGTACAAACAGGGGTGCGCTACTGTGTTTGATCTTGTTTTTATAGGTAAAAATGCATCCATGAAAGTGCAGAAGAGAATATACTGACATTTTAGAATGATGGTAATGCATCTGTTTTAAGTTACACTGTTATGAAAAGATAAGAGGTTAAGTGTTTCCTTTCTTACTGTAGTAACCAATACTAACACATGTCAAGACAGTGCCACCTGCTGGTTCAATGTGTAAAGTATTACAAGTTGTGACCACCAAATAAACCAcagtattttgtttaaaaagttcACTTTATTGATCACATTggttgtgaaaatatgttgcatTAAATTGCATTATGGAACCCTGCAGCTGTGGAAACTGGACAGCCTAGATTCTAGTCGGCACTGTGTGAAGATTTTCTGGTTTAAGACTTGTGTGTGCAGTAGCTCAAAGCAGCCTCCAGCATATTGTTTAAAATAGCAGAGAATTTATCATTATTACAGAACTCCAAGACACAGTAGGgtcaattttaatttaataaaaacctCAGAATGAGATTCCATGAATGTTGCAGAgcagggctgaacaatattttCTTTCAGCATGGACATTGGAGTGTATGCATGTGCAAACAGGTGTCTCTAATAACATCAATGCTGGCTGCATTCCATTTAGGTTTACCAGTGCCAGGGCCTGAGTACGGTGTATGCTGGCTTACTGGGAGCACTTACAGAAAATGAAACTGCTTTTCCTGCTACGTCAAGTCATCATGTCTGCCACAGAAAACTGATGATCACTGCTGTccttaaaaaatacacatttgaacAGAAATTAAAAATACCAAAGTTAACATTGTCATGACttaactcaaacacacacactaatcaaTACAACACTTAAGCctgatttgatttaattaaatcaGGCTTACGTgtcattaatacatttaatgacGATTGTTTTCTGAAGTGGACTGATTCGTTTACCATACAGGGGAAAAAAGCTAAAGCACTCTCTTTTTTCCTAATGCACCAATAAAAGGTAAACTACATTGATCTGGTAAAATTTTGTAAAAGGAAATCAATAGTATATTTCCATTAAGGGGAATTTCACAGCCAAACTTGGCAACTGTAATCTACTTACATTGCCTTCCCACAGAATGCAGTGTCACTGCACGCATTTGCTCCGTGTCTGTTACCTCTGATATTTGGTTACAATGATAACTGCATAACATTTAAATCCTTAATCctaaaaaagcattaaatgcAAGATGGAGTGGAGAGTGGAATGGGTCTCTTGCAGaagtaaacacaaaaatgcaagtaaaacaTCAGTGAAACAaacctgttggctcagagctcacCACACGGCTTTACACAGGAGGATGTCACACACAATGCTTCTATAAAAATGAACTACTTTTCATGCTGACAATAAAACTGCGCCAAAGTATTTGCACTAAAAATCAAGGACAACTGGAAGATACTATGGGCAAGTGAGTGGTTTGTGGGACTGGGAGAGAATTTAAAGTTCATCGTGTTTGTAAGTGAACTCTCTAGACGATATGAAGCCGTCTTTGTTCTCATCCTCTTTGGCAAAGATGTCCTCCACCATGTTCTCGTGTAGAGTGTCGTTGGGAGCGTAGCCGTGACGCTCAAACTCTTTCCTCAGATACACTTTCACCTGGTAGATTGAGTGAGGGCAGGGCAATTAGTGAGACAGGTTgagaagaaaaactaaaaaaacgtatgtactgtgtgtaatgtatacTGTATTAATCCTGCCAGGGGAAATTCCAATGtgttcactctgttgttattacacacaagcctgaattacacacacatgttcagtaaCAATACatacactaatggagagatgtcagtgtGAGGgagctgcccatggaaaggcgcacTGAGCAGTTggtgctcaagagcaccttggcagtgcccaggaggtgaactggcacctcttcagctaccagtccaccaccatactttggccCCTGTTGGGGATTAGAACCAGTAACCAGCTACTGATTGAGTTACTGCCACTCACAATCAAGAGACTACTCCAATTCCAGTTACATCCTTACAATGCAGGGTTTACAATACGGTCAACAAAACAGATACTGCcctttttgttttgacaaatgGGCAGTAGTGTCTAACTGAGGCAGCAGTTAGGCCCAAATTACTAAGTAGATTCAATAATATAACTTCTATTTACTTCTACTGTAAAACATTATACCTGcacagtacttttatttttcaggATATCACTTTAATGTGTTTACATCTTATTTCtaattgatttttaattatTGACAGTTGGCCCTGTTTCAACTCTAATGATATGAGGGGTCATGAGGTGATTAACCAGTTAAGAAAGGAAATAGAGAATTTGACCAAAATAACAATCTGAGAGGAGAATTCCTCCTGACGTTCTGGATAGGAATTGCTTAGCTTTATAAGCCACAAAGCATGCGTAGTAGGAGGCGATGGTTAATTAATCTACTTCAAGTCAGAGTGTTTTCTGAAGGGTTTGAAATCCTTGTGTTTACCTCATGCTTGGAGAGCCTCCAGTCATCGTTGAGGTCCATCTCCTGGAAGGACTCGTGTGACCTCGGTCCATTTCTTATCTCAAGCACCTCGATGACGAAGGTCAGTGTGCTTTCAGGTGGGATCTTACCTGTGCAGACAATACCACAGGGCAAGAGGCCACTGAGAAAAACTGAGACTGGCTATCACCTGGTTTCTGTAAGCATGCTTCAGTAGGAAGAGAACAATTGGTTTGTT
Above is a window of Etheostoma spectabile isolate EspeVRDwgs_2016 chromosome 14, UIUC_Espe_1.0, whole genome shotgun sequence DNA encoding:
- the wipf3 gene encoding WAS/WASL-interacting protein family member 3 isoform X2 translates to MPVPPPPPPPPLAPPPPPPPPPNAALPKCPSEPPKLKSGGGGGGRNALLADIQKGARLKKVTQVNDRSAPAVDKPKASAGDVSSSVGASQGSSGGVAPMVPSLGGLFAGGFPTLRPTGQRDLAGKTSVSRSSSSASLKPLWNPPTPADTSSVSEPPRTGELRGSVHRPPAASSSAPSSPSHSSXXXXSFPASSPPPPPPTPPSAPPPPLPPQAFQDRPASRPPPPLPSCPPPPPPPCQVTKPTWLPIQHSYHTSICQPSTPPPPPPFQHPSAVPGDRSSGCFYTPPPVHAEPSRFPILRDSPLGPPPPPPPPPLPASYTPSCPSTLPPPPPKVAAVPSPAMRSLPPSYPCNAPTRRPPAVPRSAGVARLAPPPAPPARSPSTELTSRIPPPPPPPPPLPPSSLRNGHLHNLDDFESKFQFHPVEDFPPPDEFKPFPRIYPSKENRGNPKPPGIRTPLR
- the wipf3 gene encoding WAS/WASL-interacting protein family member 3 isoform X1; the protein is MPVPPPPPPPPLAPPPPPPPPPNAALPKCPSEPPKLKSGGGGGGRNALLADIQKGARLKKVTQVNDRSAPAVDKPKASAGDVSSSVGASQGSSGGVAPMVPSLGGLFAGGFPTLRPTGQRDLAGKTSVSRSSSSASLKPLWNPPTPADTSSVSEPPRTGELRGSVHRPPAASSSAPSSPSHSSXXXXSFPASSPPPPPPTPPSAPPPPLPPQAFQDRPASRPPPPLPSCPPPPPPPCQVTKPTWLPIQHSYHTSICQPSTPPPPPPFQHPSAVPGDRSSGCFYTPPPVHAEPSRFPILRDSPLGPPPPPPPPPLPASYTPSCPSTLPPPPPKVAAVPSPAMRSLPPSYPCNAPTRRPPAVPRSAGVARLAPPPAPPARSPSTELTSRIPPPPPPPPPLPPSSLRNGHLHNLADDFESKFQFHPVEDFPPPDEFKPFPRIYPSKENRGNPKPPGIRTPLR